In the Gossypium raimondii isolate GPD5lz chromosome 9, ASM2569854v1, whole genome shotgun sequence genome, one interval contains:
- the LOC105797533 gene encoding uncharacterized protein LOC105797533 produces MAIVLQFVDKEGFIHERFFDLVHVKDTTSLALKKAICEVFYVIVLIKRHDQLRDIEASHIAELIDNGELETGKGKNQVDIIKFRNLTQRSEADEIYNAMTSVDFVFTLHFLIEMLGIIDDLCLALQYKSQDILNTIQLVSSTKMLLQKLREHGWYPLFEKVKLFCKGHEIEVSNLSALYKAEQEMNNHFNDEVMELLVLSYVFDPHDNYKAFWVEDIYKLMNDFYPDDFMKQEKLHMKIQLEHFRLDAQQSTELQKASTVVELCQVLPKTNKLSIYPLLDRIICLVLTSSCVYCNNQTSIFSHENCEDKASQQNEG; encoded by the exons atggCAATTGTATTGCAATTTGTTGATAAAGAAGGTTTTATACATGAACGATTCTTTGATTTGGTTCATGTGAAGGATACCACATCATTAGCTTTGAAGAAGGCAATCTGTGAAGTTTTTTACGTCATTGTCCTAAT CAAGAGACATGATCAATTAAGAGACATTGAGGCATCTCATATCGCGGAATTGATTGACAATGGTGAGCTTGAAACTGGCAAAGGGAAAAATCAAGTCG ATATCATCAAGTTCAGAAACCTTACTCAAAGGAGTGAAGCTGATGAAATATATAATGCAATGACATCCGTTGATTTTGTTTTCACCTTGCATTTCCTAATTGAGATGCTTGGAATCATTGATGATCTCTGTCTAGCATTGCAGTATAAATCGCAGGATATACTAAACACGATTCAACTAGTGTCATCAACTAAAATGCTTCTCCAGAAATTAAGAGAACATGGGTGGTATCCTTTGTTTGAGAAAGTGAAGTTATTTTGTAAAGGCCATGAGATAGAAGTCTCTAATTTAAGTGCTCTATACAAAGCTGAACAAG AAATGAATAATCACTTTAATGATGAGGTAATGGAGTTACTTGTTCTTAGCTATGTTTTTGATCCACACGATAATTACAAAGCTTTTTGGGTAGAAGATATCTACAAGCTTATGAATGATTTTTATCCGGACGATTTTATGAAACAAGAAAAGCTACACATGAAGATTCAATTGGAGCATTTTCGACTTGATGCTCAACAAAGCACAGAGTTGCAAAAAGCTTCTACAGTTGTCGAGTTGTGTCAAGTGCTACCTAAGACAAATAAGTTAAGTATTTATCCTCTTCTTGATAGAATTATTTGTCTTGTGCTAACCTCTTCCTGTGTCTATTGCAACAACCAAACGAGCATATTCAGCCATGAAAATTGTGAAGACAAGGCTTCGCAACAGAATGAAGGATAA